One genomic region from Chthoniobacterales bacterium encodes:
- a CDS encoding Ig-like domain-containing protein has translation MVATIISPAAARRASFPAAKGIFTMLRVCLISILLAFFWGAWIVPASASDFTWTAGADTLTPLLNNQDADAGVVQSGPNLDIQTALEETWQRWRGPDLDHLAALPNAKLDASFPHLNGDIYWTNGIWQDPAGKRYAVIHVEYDYLTPKKSFYWKRRIGLATSTDQGANWHYEGNIITTNPARPGAPPPASDFQDFGCGDTYLFVDRRNNYFYVYYMTAWVYQPTGWRTRQIMSVARCPISAKMAPGQWTKWSGGTWTQLGLGGAEDAVFEGKYPTPSDSGTDSAVVHFNTYLNAFVAIGHDSDGAAWIRTASSLTSQNWQPADYTFPQRLYWYNWPIDPVTHDRYEIGQTFRLYSAQANVSNVGTKYFNLTFSKNNNVAPTAHLIQPEEGAKTFTPGPVTIIATAGDSDGNVSKVEFFANQQKIGEVTSAPYVFIWKAVPVGDYRLSVRATDNTGAATESAGSDISVTALTFNLWKQNHGLLTSASPTAPGPSGRPILLDYALNLDYESLPAPKVDTNQLSLTYTKARPDVSYSVERSIDLTNWTTQGVDQGGGASTTAPVLVTASTPLTGSKTFLHVRLSYP, from the coding sequence TTGGTCGCAACAATCATCTCGCCAGCGGCAGCCCGGCGAGCTAGTTTCCCCGCTGCCAAGGGGATTTTTACCATGCTGCGCGTCTGCCTCATTTCGATCTTACTCGCCTTTTTTTGGGGCGCATGGATCGTCCCCGCGTCAGCGTCGGATTTCACCTGGACGGCGGGTGCGGACACGCTGACGCCGCTGTTGAACAATCAGGACGCCGACGCCGGTGTGGTGCAAAGCGGCCCGAATCTCGATATCCAGACCGCGCTCGAGGAAACATGGCAACGCTGGCGCGGGCCAGACCTCGATCATTTGGCGGCGCTCCCCAATGCGAAGCTCGACGCATCGTTCCCTCACTTGAATGGCGACATCTATTGGACCAACGGCATCTGGCAGGACCCGGCGGGCAAGCGTTACGCGGTCATCCATGTCGAATATGACTACCTAACGCCAAAGAAAAGTTTCTACTGGAAACGCCGCATCGGCCTCGCCACCTCCACGGATCAAGGCGCGAACTGGCACTACGAAGGCAACATCATTACCACGAATCCGGCGCGTCCCGGAGCACCACCACCGGCGAGCGATTTCCAGGATTTCGGCTGCGGCGACACCTATCTCTTCGTCGATCGGCGCAACAATTACTTCTACGTCTATTACATGACCGCCTGGGTTTACCAACCCACCGGTTGGCGCACGCGGCAGATCATGAGCGTGGCGCGCTGCCCGATTTCCGCGAAGATGGCTCCGGGCCAATGGACAAAATGGAGCGGCGGCACCTGGACGCAACTCGGTCTCGGCGGTGCGGAAGACGCTGTTTTCGAGGGTAAATATCCAACACCTAGTGACAGCGGCACCGACTCCGCCGTGGTCCACTTTAATACGTATCTAAACGCCTTCGTCGCTATTGGCCATGACTCCGATGGCGCAGCTTGGATCAGGACCGCATCCAGCCTAACCTCTCAAAACTGGCAGCCCGCCGACTACACTTTTCCGCAGCGGCTTTATTGGTATAACTGGCCCATCGATCCGGTGACGCACGACCGCTATGAAATCGGGCAAACATTCCGGCTCTATTCCGCTCAGGCGAATGTTAGCAATGTGGGCACGAAATATTTCAACCTAACATTCTCGAAAAACAACAACGTCGCTCCCACCGCACATCTCATTCAACCCGAGGAAGGCGCCAAAACTTTCACACCCGGCCCGGTTACCATTATCGCCACGGCGGGCGACAGCGATGGCAATGTTAGTAAAGTCGAGTTCTTCGCCAACCAGCAAAAAATCGGCGAAGTCACCAGCGCTCCCTATGTCTTTATTTGGAAAGCCGTTCCCGTGGGCGACTACCGGCTCTCCGTCCGCGCGACCGACAACACTGGCGCTGCCACCGAATCGGCTGGCTCCGATATCTCTGTCACTGCGCTCACGTTCAACCTCTGGAAACAGAATCACGGCCTTCTAACATCCGCGTCTCCAACAGCTCCCGGCCCCAGCGGACGCCCCATTCTCTTGGACTACGCCCTCAATCTCGACTACGAGTCGTTGCCCGCGCCAAAGGTGGACACGAATCAGCTTTCCCTCACTTACACCAAGGCGCGACCCGATGTTAGCTACAGCGTCGAACGCTCGATCGATCTCACTAACTGGACCACCCAGGGAGTCGATCAAGGTGGTGGCGCCAGCACAACCGCTCCGGTTTTGGTCACCGCCAGCACGCCGCTGACCGGGTCGAAAACATTCCTACACGTGCGCCTGAGTTATCCCTAA